The following proteins are co-located in the Barnesiella propionica genome:
- a CDS encoding glycoside hydrolase family 16 protein produces the protein MKKTLLFSIILFCFFCNAYSADIIKVVSPRYCSEIQGNTKIDILAPNFEQIMVHCWKQGTGLGTNSVVGTVKLDDKGTGSFVFPANEYPHGPITLRISGSSASNTDNCYLQLYNKSGVSWKEGLPATPSPAQGMTLVYADDFDSALSIGGDGSNATYYDHKPPRGEEDFSSIPFVDFNSSKNPFSQIDSYLRIRIDANKNSTGLISSIFSDKTGFSTMMPCYFECRFIGPNAPGTWPAFWLMSVKDDINNYREPNDELDIIEAYGGEGKDSPNSGPLYSIAAHAWNQPGAPQQICDAFHASYFPTDMNKYGIPSTWYESPHIYGCKITETETIYYCDNIEVARHETLPISKTKPLYFMINLATGGGWPVDLSRYNNVADMYVDYVRVYSSNPRSIAVKEEVAVPANDFLNSIGANSAIYGRGENIDKTVECCKYTGIRWIRLDNADKPASIAEFYKKSGVKVACCLGSLNTKKNFNLPAFISNVKKVAQSQALLAIEGCNEPNNWDVKYKGKKGGANASWLPVAELHRDLYTAVKKDEILKDYPVWSTTETGAQTDNCGLQYLTIPAGANTLMPDGTQYADVACCHNYFVHPGFPPVQNNQTWVASDPTSACKVDGLYGNFGKTWIKNFTGYTEDELRSLPRVTTETGSTINGEVTEEMQALLYMSTYLAQYKRGWSHTAMYILRDRTDENPELTYGFYGPDYTPRLAADYLHNFTTILADNKSIDSPGSLSYGIADQPETVHDLLLQKSNGNFSLVIWGERFKEGADNIRVNFGEVLKKATIYNPVVGTKPVKVVSGISAINLNMTNHPYIIEIEK, from the coding sequence ATGAAAAAAACATTATTATTCAGCATTATTTTATTTTGTTTCTTTTGTAATGCTTATTCTGCGGATATAATTAAAGTAGTATCTCCTCGATACTGTTCAGAGATACAAGGGAATACCAAAATAGATATTCTCGCCCCTAATTTCGAACAGATTATGGTCCACTGTTGGAAACAAGGAACCGGTTTGGGAACAAATTCGGTTGTTGGAACCGTAAAATTGGACGATAAAGGAACTGGTTCTTTTGTATTCCCTGCCAATGAATATCCGCATGGTCCAATTACCTTAAGAATATCGGGTAGCAGTGCTTCTAATACCGATAATTGCTATCTTCAGCTTTATAATAAAAGCGGTGTATCCTGGAAAGAGGGATTACCTGCAACTCCGTCTCCGGCACAAGGTATGACATTGGTCTATGCCGATGATTTTGATTCCGCTCTCTCTATAGGAGGCGACGGTTCAAATGCTACGTATTATGATCATAAACCGCCACGCGGGGAAGAAGATTTCAGTTCTATCCCTTTTGTGGATTTTAATTCTTCCAAGAATCCGTTTAGCCAGATAGACTCGTATTTGAGGATACGGATCGACGCGAACAAGAACAGTACAGGGCTGATATCTTCTATCTTTAGCGATAAGACCGGATTTTCTACGATGATGCCGTGTTATTTCGAGTGTCGTTTTATAGGTCCGAATGCTCCGGGCACCTGGCCTGCTTTTTGGTTAATGAGTGTGAAAGACGATATAAATAATTATCGTGAACCGAATGATGAACTGGATATTATAGAAGCTTATGGAGGTGAAGGTAAAGATTCTCCTAATTCGGGTCCCTTGTACAGTATTGCTGCACATGCCTGGAATCAGCCCGGAGCGCCTCAGCAGATTTGTGACGCTTTTCATGCCAGCTACTTTCCGACCGATATGAACAAATACGGAATTCCATCGACATGGTATGAATCTCCCCATATTTACGGTTGTAAAATAACAGAGACCGAAACTATCTATTATTGTGATAATATTGAAGTTGCCCGCCACGAAACATTACCTATATCTAAAACCAAACCTTTGTACTTCATGATCAATCTGGCGACTGGCGGCGGCTGGCCGGTAGACTTGTCTCGATATAATAATGTTGCAGATATGTATGTAGATTATGTGCGTGTTTACAGTAGTAATCCTCGGTCTATAGCAGTAAAAGAAGAGGTTGCTGTGCCGGCGAATGATTTTCTCAATAGTATCGGAGCCAATAGTGCTATTTATGGCCGGGGTGAGAATATTGACAAAACCGTGGAATGTTGTAAGTACACGGGGATACGTTGGATACGTCTTGATAATGCAGATAAACCAGCTTCCATAGCCGAGTTTTATAAAAAAAGCGGAGTAAAGGTCGCTTGTTGCTTGGGTAGTCTCAATACAAAGAAAAACTTTAATCTTCCGGCTTTTATTTCTAATGTAAAAAAAGTGGCACAGTCACAGGCCTTGCTCGCCATTGAAGGTTGCAATGAACCGAATAACTGGGATGTGAAATATAAAGGTAAAAAAGGAGGAGCTAATGCTTCTTGGCTGCCGGTAGCCGAATTACATAGAGATTTATATACAGCTGTGAAAAAAGATGAGATATTAAAAGATTATCCTGTCTGGAGTACAACGGAGACCGGAGCTCAAACCGATAATTGCGGTTTACAGTATCTTACTATTCCGGCCGGGGCGAATACGTTAATGCCCGATGGAACCCAATATGCCGATGTAGCCTGTTGTCATAATTATTTTGTTCATCCGGGTTTTCCTCCGGTACAAAATAACCAGACATGGGTAGCATCTGATCCTACAAGTGCTTGTAAGGTCGATGGTTTATATGGTAATTTCGGAAAAACCTGGATAAAGAATTTTACCGGTTATACCGAAGATGAGCTACGGTCTTTACCCCGGGTAACCACCGAGACAGGATCTACGATAAATGGTGAAGTTACCGAAGAGATGCAGGCATTATTATATATGTCCACATATCTGGCTCAGTACAAACGGGGATGGAGCCATACGGCTATGTATATTTTAAGGGACAGAACCGATGAAAATCCTGAATTGACTTATGGATTTTACGGACCGGATTATACTCCCAGATTAGCCGCTGACTATTTGCATAACTTTACTACCATTCTGGCCGATAATAAATCTATTGATTCTCCGGGTAGTTTGTCTTATGGCATTGCCGATCAGCCCGAAACCGTACATGATTTGTTGCTTCAGAAAAGTAACGGTAATTTTTCTCTTGTCATCTGGGGCGAGCGTTTTAAAGAAGGTGCAGATAATATCCGGGTGAATTTTGGAGAAGTATTAAAGAAAGCGACAATCTATAATCCAGTAGTAGGAACAAAACCGGTTAAGGTAGTAAGCGGTATATCCGCAATTAATTTAAATATGACAAATCATCCCTATATCATTGAAATAGAGAAATGA
- a CDS encoding putative Ig domain-containing protein, with amino-acid sequence MKNKVLLFVSCLFIMTHLSAQLHLSFPEARFKTGDNISWKERTFDDNDWKQVKTSIPWERQGYMNYDGYAWYRIHFFLPKTMLDKSYLKEKLNFYVAKIDDADEVYLNGKLIGKTGTFPSDPEGFVSRWEIPRNYIVNLDDPAVLWDEENVLAIRVYDGESSGGIYADIPTLQIYDLIDGLDIDYTALNDYNESEYHIYLRNKLPQTQSGKLQITVEDTQEGKMLQTITEKIEIAPLKVLDKKIAFPGNTRIKINVTYIDDKTSKFKNKEIISYYILTPPVSDFPKINGPKVYGARPGHPFLFTIAASGIYPMTFEAQGLPKGLKLDRKTGIITGKPEKEGDYKVILTAKNEKGAARGELLIRIGDKIALTPPMGWNSWNCWGLKVDQEKMLQSAHIFKEKGLMHYGWSYINLDGGWQDTRDSKGNMLPNKKFPDMKALGDSIHALGLKFGIYTSPGPRDCAGYLGSYQHEKQDVEIFAKWGVDYLKYDWCYYSEVFDREKDTSTSAYMKPYLLMQKHLRELDRDIVYSLCQYGFDDVWRWGAAIGNSWRTTWDITDTWESMSDIGFNQYPYYSYAGPGHWNDPDMLIVGKVGWGEELRNSRLTPDEQYTHITLWSLLASPLLIGCDLSQLEPFTLSLLTNTEVLDVNQDPLGKQAQRLIKDKNIQIWVKELEDGSKAVGIFNLGNVDEVYDLLFSSLGYPVVNEVRDVWRQTDIPNITSSMRLNLPSHGVSFLRIR; translated from the coding sequence ATGAAAAATAAAGTATTGTTATTTGTGAGCTGCCTTTTTATTATGACGCATCTAAGCGCACAGCTGCATTTATCTTTTCCTGAAGCAAGATTTAAAACCGGAGATAATATTTCCTGGAAAGAAAGAACTTTTGATGATAATGACTGGAAACAGGTGAAAACTTCTATTCCTTGGGAAAGACAGGGATATATGAATTACGACGGATATGCTTGGTATCGCATACATTTCTTTCTGCCTAAAACGATGCTGGATAAATCATATCTGAAAGAAAAACTGAATTTTTATGTAGCTAAAATAGATGATGCCGACGAGGTTTATCTCAATGGAAAGTTAATAGGAAAAACAGGTACATTTCCTTCCGATCCCGAAGGATTCGTTTCCCGTTGGGAAATACCAAGGAATTATATTGTGAATTTAGATGATCCGGCGGTTCTTTGGGATGAAGAAAATGTGCTGGCGATAAGGGTATATGACGGCGAAAGCTCGGGAGGGATTTATGCAGATATCCCTACGTTACAGATTTATGACCTGATAGACGGACTTGATATAGATTATACGGCATTGAATGATTATAATGAGAGTGAATATCATATTTATCTCCGCAATAAATTACCCCAAACGCAGTCAGGAAAATTACAGATTACGGTTGAAGATACCCAAGAAGGCAAGATGCTTCAGACGATAACAGAAAAAATCGAAATAGCACCCTTGAAAGTCTTAGATAAGAAAATCGCATTTCCTGGTAATACAAGAATTAAAATTAATGTTACGTACATTGACGATAAAACAAGCAAATTCAAAAATAAGGAAATTATTTCTTATTATATTTTGACTCCTCCTGTTTCCGATTTTCCAAAGATAAACGGTCCCAAAGTATATGGAGCCCGTCCGGGACATCCGTTCTTATTTACGATCGCCGCTTCCGGAATTTATCCGATGACGTTTGAGGCTCAGGGATTGCCCAAAGGATTGAAATTGGACCGTAAAACTGGTATTATCACAGGGAAACCCGAGAAGGAAGGAGATTATAAAGTTATTTTGACCGCAAAGAACGAAAAAGGGGCAGCCCGAGGCGAGTTACTTATCAGGATAGGAGATAAAATAGCCCTTACTCCTCCTATGGGCTGGAACAGTTGGAACTGTTGGGGGCTAAAAGTAGACCAGGAGAAAATGTTGCAAAGTGCCCATATTTTTAAAGAAAAGGGATTGATGCATTACGGTTGGTCGTATATAAATCTGGATGGTGGCTGGCAGGATACACGAGACAGTAAGGGAAATATGCTACCGAATAAAAAATTCCCGGATATGAAAGCATTAGGAGACAGTATTCATGCACTGGGCTTGAAATTTGGTATATATACTTCTCCCGGTCCCAGGGATTGTGCCGGTTATCTGGGTTCTTATCAACATGAGAAACAAGATGTCGAAATATTTGCCAAATGGGGTGTCGATTATCTGAAATATGACTGGTGCTATTACAGCGAAGTTTTCGATCGTGAAAAAGATACCTCTACCTCTGCATATATGAAACCTTATTTATTAATGCAAAAACATTTGAGAGAACTCGATCGTGACATCGTTTATAGCCTGTGCCAATATGGTTTTGACGATGTATGGCGCTGGGGTGCTGCCATAGGAAACAGTTGGAGAACAACCTGGGATATTACCGATACCTGGGAATCTATGAGTGATATAGGATTCAATCAATATCCTTATTATTCTTATGCTGGCCCCGGTCATTGGAACGATCCCGATATGCTTATTGTGGGTAAAGTAGGCTGGGGTGAAGAATTACGGAATTCCCGACTTACTCCCGATGAACAATATACACACATCACACTGTGGAGTCTGCTGGCTTCTCCGCTATTAATAGGTTGTGATTTAAGTCAGCTGGAACCGTTTACACTTAGTTTATTGACAAATACCGAAGTGCTGGATGTTAATCAGGATCCGCTTGGGAAACAGGCGCAACGGCTGATTAAAGATAAAAATATTCAGATATGGGTAAAAGAATTGGAAGATGGCAGCAAAGCCGTAGGAATATTTAATTTAGGGAACGTAGATGAAGTATACGATTTGTTATTTTCTTCGTTAGGTTACCCTGTTGTGAACGAAGTCAGGGATGTATGGCGCCAGACAGATATTCCTAATATAACGAGTTCTATGCGGCTGAATTTGCCCTCTCACGGCGTAAGCTTTTTGAGAATACGCTGA